The sequence GACCCGGTGCATCGCTTTTCGATGTACGTGCGCAAGGATGTGGTGACATCTATCTGGCAGTACGGGGCGGTGGCCGCCAGCGGCGACATCACCGATACCGTTGCGGCGGTTGATCCCTACGAAAAGGGTGTGCGTCAGGTGACGTCGCTCCGCCAGTGGGGCGGCGCCGAGGGTGAGGCCAATGGTCAGTTCCGCTCCCCGCGCAATGTGGCCACCGCTCCGGATGGCTCCCTGTATGTGGCTGACACCGGTAACCACCGCATTCAACAGTTCGACGCCAGCGGCAATTTTGTGCGCCAATGGGGCGGACAGGGCGCCGGCAACGGTCAGTTCAACGAGCCGTGGGGCGTGGCTGTGGCCCCCGATGGCAAGTTCGTCTACGTCTGCGACACCTGGAACCACCGCATTCAGAAGTTCAGCGCCGAAGGCACGTTCGTCAAGGCCTGGGGCGCCAACGGCGTCACCGATGGTCAGTTGGGGCAACAGGGCGTCTTCTGGGGGCCACGCGCAGTGGCCATTGATGGGCAGGGTCGTGTCTACGTGACTGACACCGGCAACAAGCGCGTGCAGGTCTTCGATGCCGATGGATCACCCGTGGGTCAGTTCGGCGGCGCCGGTCTGGTGGACGGCGCCCTGGATGAGCCGGTCGGCCTACATTGACAAGGACGGCAACATCTACCTGGCCGACACCTGGAACAAACGGGTGCAGGTCTTCAGTAAGGATTTCAAGTATCTGCGCCAGTGGCCGGTGGAGGGATGGCCCAGCCAGTCTGTGGTCAACAAGCCGTACCTGGCCGTGGCCGACACAGCCAACGGTCGCCGCGTCTACGTGACCGATCCTGAATACTACCGGGTACTCATCTTCGATGACCAGGGCAAGTTCATTGCGCTCTTTGGCCAATATGGCAATCAGGCCAATGAGATGACCCTGCCCACCGGCATCGCCGTGGATGCCCAGGGACAGTTGTTCGTGGCCGACCCCGATTCGCACCGGGTGATACTCTTTCCGGCCGTGAACTGAATGCTCAGAGCTGAACGCTGAACGAGGAATGCTGAACGAGGTGGTCGCTTGTCCCAATTGATTGCTCTGCTGGCTGCAGCTATCCTGGCCTGGCAGGGTCTGCGCTCGTTTGCCACGCCGCCCTTTGCGGCCGATGGCTGGTTGTGGATGGCGGGCGCCGCGGTGCTGGCGGCGGTGGCGTTTGCGCGCAGCGAGGTTTTCATGCGCGAGCCGCAGCCGCGTCAGACCTGGCACTGGGCCGCCCGCGCACCGTTGCTCGCCGGCCTGGCGCTGCTGTTGCTCGGCATTGGCGTCAACGTCTGGGCCAACGTCACGTTGCACCAGAAGCTCTACGACATCCCCGCCACGGCCGCCTGGGTTGCCAGCCTGCTCCTGGCCCTGGTTGGCGCCGGCCTCCTGCAGCGCCGCCAGGCGAGCGCACCAGCCAACGCCGGGGCGGGCGCTGGTGTCACGCCGGAGGCGCTGACCCACGGCGC comes from Candidatus Amarolinea dominans and encodes:
- a CDS encoding NHL repeat-containing protein — encoded protein: MSRSAYIDKDGNIYLADTWNKRVQVFSKDFKYLRQWPVEGWPSQSVVNKPYLAVADTANGRRVYVTDPEYYRVLIFDDQGKFIALFGQYGNQANEMTLPTGIAVDAQGQLFVADPDSHRVILFPAVN